AGGCCAAGCCTGGATTTCTATTACGAGTTCTCCTCCCCCTATTCCTACCTCTCTGCGGTGCGCATCGGCCCCCTGGCCGAGGCGGCGGGGGTGCATGTGACGTGGAAGCCCTTCCTGCTCGGTCCCATCTTCGCCGAACTCGGCTATTCCTCCTCGCCCTTCGTGGACGTGCCGCTGAAGGGGGAGCACATGTGGCGCGACGTGCAGCGCCTCGCCGTCCATTACGGACTGCCGGACGTGGTACGGCCGGACTTCTTCCCGCTGAACACGCTGCTCGCCGCCCGTGTGGCGCTCCATCTCAACGACGCTTCACGCCCGGGCTTCACGGTGGCCGCCTTCAAGGCGCTGTTCGCGAAGGGGCGGGACATTTCGGACCGGGAGGTGGTGCGGCAGGTACTGGCCGGTCTCGGACACTATTGCGATCACGTAATCGATGCGGCCGAGACGGCCGAGAACAAGGCGGCGCTCAAGGCGCGCGTGGAAGAGGCGCGCGCGGCGGGCGTCTTCGGCGCGCCGACCTTCATCACCGATGACGGTGAACTGTTCTGGGGCAACGATCGGCTGGAGATGGCCATCGCCCATGCGGCGGCCGGCGGCGCGACTGCGGCCAAGGCCTCCTGAGCGGCGACGCTCAGGCGAAGGCGCGGGAGAAGCCCGAGGGGGCGCGCTGGAAGCCGGCGTTCCAGCCCGCCACGGCCCAATAGGCGATGCCGCCCACGAGCCCTGCGGTCAGGAGGTTGTCGGCGCTGATCGCGGGCAGCCCGGCCGCCCAGCCCAGCGAGAAGAGCTGGCCGGTCAGCCAGCCGCAGGTGGCGCCGTTGGCAGCGTGGAACATGAAGGAGCGGACGCCGAAATATTCCGACACCGCAATGCCGACGATCGCGAGCTTCCAGATCGTCACCACTTGCGTGGCGGCGCAGGCGAGCAGGAGCGAGAAGGGCAGCTTGCGCGAGGCGAAGATCTCGCTCGGGTCACGCAGCCAGATGCTGTCCACAGGGGGCTTCGGGGTGATGAAGGCGCCGTAGGTCGCAACCAGCGCGCCCGAGAGGGCGGCGAGGACGAGGCCGATGCTGATGACCAGCAGGCGCGTCAGAAGTGGGCTGTGCGACGGCAAGGCGATCCCCGCTTGAGCTGTCCGGACGACCCGGTCCCCGATGCCGCTGGCCGGAATCGTTGGCTCGGGATCAGCCCGGGACTCGATCCGTATCCAGTCGTGCCATCATAGGCCGCGCCCCAAGGCTGGCCAAGGCGCGTAAGGGCCGAGGCTTGGCTCAGGCTTGCATCCGCATCTCAGGCCGGCGGCGGGGGCCGGTCTCCGGGGCGGGTCTTATCGTCGTGTCCAGTCTTGCGTCGGCTGCCGGCGCCGCGCCCCGCGATCAGCCAGTAGGCGAAGCCTCCGGCGGCTGCGGTGGCGAGGATGTCCATCGGGAATGGCCCGGCGGGGTTGCCGAGGTCCAGCAAGGCGAGGAAGCCCGCGCTCGCGAGGCCTGCGGCCAGCCAGCATCCCATGTGGAAGACGATGGAACTCTCGCGGCGCACCTCCGCCACCACCGCGCCCGCGACGCCCATCTGCCAGACCAGATACGTGTTCATGTAGGGCTGGACGGCAGTGAGCACGAGGCTGACGGGCAGCAGGATCGCGGCCACGATGACGTCGCTCGCGGTCCATTCCGCCGGCGTGGAGCCGGGCGGCGGGCCGAGCACATGCAGGGTCATGAAGTGCAGCGAGACGAACGCGCAGGCCGCCAGCGCCCCCGCGAGCCCCAGCACCACGACCACGATGCGTGGCAGGAAATCATCGAGCTTGGGCAGGGGATTCTCCCAGGGGCGTGGGGGAAGCCGGATGCGATGGCACCCGGCCGAGCCAATCAGGCCGCTGAGGCAGG
The Azorhizobium caulinodans ORS 571 genome window above contains:
- a CDS encoding 2-hydroxychromene-2-carboxylate isomerase, translating into MRRPSLDFYYEFSSPYSYLSAVRIGPLAEAAGVHVTWKPFLLGPIFAELGYSSSPFVDVPLKGEHMWRDVQRLAVHYGLPDVVRPDFFPLNTLLAARVALHLNDASRPGFTVAAFKALFAKGRDISDREVVRQVLAGLGHYCDHVIDAAETAENKAALKARVEEARAAGVFGAPTFITDDGELFWGNDRLEMAIAHAAAGGATAAKAS